The genomic DNA TTCGGACCGAATTGACAATGCAGAAGAGGGAAAACGCCTGAAAGCGTTTTCCCTCTTTTTTTGCGTATTCGCCGCAGGGTATTCTGGTGCGTCAGCGAGTTATTTCACCACTCCGAGCAGGCCGTTGATGGCGGCCATGACGGTCTGCTCCTTGACGGACGTGCGGTCGCCCGAGAAATTGTACAGTCGGGCGCGGGAGCCGGACGGCCATGCCCATGCCATCCAGACGGTTCCGACGGGCTTGTCGGGGGTGCCGCCCGAGGGACCGGCTATGCCGGAGACTGCGACGGAGACATTGGCCCCGACGGTCTTGAGGACGCCCTCGGCCATGGCGAGGACCACGGCTTCGGACACGGCTCCGTGCTGTTCGAGGATTTCCGGTTTGACACCCAGAAGGCGTGTCTTCACATCGTTGGAATAGGCGATGACCGATCCGTTGTACCATTCGG from uncultured Pseudodesulfovibrio sp. includes the following:
- a CDS encoding CinA family protein → MDAYLISRAVSEVGENLRVHDNFLATAESCTGGLLASTLTDCPGSSEWYNGSVIAYSNDVKTRLLGVKPEILEQHGAVSEAVVLAMAEGVLKTVGANVSVAVSGIAGPSGGTPDKPVGTVWMAWAWPSGSRARLYNFSGDRTSVKEQTVMAAINGLLGVVK